The following proteins come from a genomic window of Solea solea chromosome 3, fSolSol10.1, whole genome shotgun sequence:
- the rpl18a gene encoding large ribosomal subunit protein eL20 has translation MKASGTLREYKVIGRLLPSAKNPTPPLYRMRIFAPNHIVAKSRFWYFVSQLRKMKKASGETVYCGLVHEKTPLKVKNFGIWLRYDSRSGTHNMYREYRDLTTSGAVTQCYRDMGARHRARAHSIQIMKVQVIAANKCRRPAIKQFHDSKIKFPLPHRVLRRQHKPRFTTKRPNTFF, from the exons ATGAAGGCGTCCGGCACA CTTCGGGAGTATAAAGTCATTGGGCGTCTGCTGCCCTCTGCGAAGAACCCCACCCCCCCTCTGTACCGCATGAGGATCTTCGCCCCGAACCACATCGTGGCCAAGTCCAGATTCTGGTACTTTGTCTCTCAgctgaggaagatgaagaaggcATCCGGAGAGACGGTCTACTGTGGCCTG GTCCACGAGAAAACTCCACTGAAGGTGAAGAACTTCGGTATCTGGCTGCGTTACGACTCCCGCAGTGGAACCCACAATATGTACAGGGAGTACAGAGACCTGACCACGTCTGGAGCGGTCACTCAGTGCT ATCGTGATATGGGAGCTCGCCATCGTGCTCGCGCCCACTCCATCCAGATCATGAAGGTTCAAGTCATCGCTGCTAACAAGTGTCGCAGACCGGCCATCAAGCAGTTCCAC GATTCCAAGATCAAGTTCCCCCTGCCTCACCGGGTCCTGCGTCGCCAGCACAAACCACGTTTCACCACGAAGAGACCCAACACTTTCTTCTAA